TACACTATTCATCAAGCTGGACCAACTGGTGCCATTCTCTCGTATTTAGTTGGCGGATTAGTCATGTATTTAACAATGCTATGTTTAGGTGAATTGTCTGTTGCTATGCCAGTATCAGGTTCATTCCAAACATACACAACGAAATTTATAGGCCCTGCTACTGGTTTTGCTGTCGGCTGGCTGTACTGGCTAGGCTGGGCAGTAACTGTTGCACTCGAATTTTTAGGGGCTGGACAACTTATGCAAAGATGGTTCCCTGAATCACCCGTATGGATGTGGTGCCTACTATTTGCTGCACTGCTCTTTGTATTGAATGGTTTATCAGCAAAAGCGTTCGGTGAAGCAGAATTTGTTTTCTCAAGCATTAAAATATTGGCCATTATTATGTTCCTTGCAGTTGGTGGTGCGGCCATGTTTGGTTTAATTGATATAAAAGATGGAACAGAAGCACCATTTCTTTCTCATTTTTATGAGGGAGGGCTATTTCCAAATGGCGTATCAGCCTTGCTTATTACCATGATTACTGTGAATTTTTCATTCCAGGGTACTGAATTAATTGGTATTGCGGCAGGGGAGAGTGAAAATCCTGAAAAGACAATCCCTAAATCAATTAAACAAACAGTTTGGCGTACGCTTTTCTTCTTTGTGTTATCTGTCGTTGTACTAGCAGGTATGATACCTATGGAAAAAGCAGGAGTTGTTGAAAGTCCATTTGTTGTTGTGCTAGATAGTATAGGAATTCCGTATGCTGCAGATATCATGAATTTTGTTATTCTGACAGCGCTATTATCTGTCGCTAACTCTGGACTTTATGCAGCAACACGTATGCTATTCTCTCTTTCTGTTGAAAAGATGGCAAGCCCCGTTTTAGGGAAGGTGAATAAAAGAGGAATTCCTATGAATGCATTACTAATTACACTTGCTGTGGCTGGTTTGTCATTGCTATCAAGTGTATTCGCTGCAAAAACAGTGTTTGTTTGGCTTTTATCTCTAGCAGGCTTAGGCGCACAAATTGGTTGGATTGCAATTACGGCTTCCCAAATTGCGTTTAGAAGATCCTATATACGTCAAGGTGGAAAAGTAGAGGATTTAAAATTCAAAGCCCCACTCTACCCATTGGTTCCAATTTTAGGTTTAGTAGCAAACTGTATTGTCATGGGAAGCTTGGCATTTGATCCATCTCAACGACTAGCTCTATACTGTGGAGGAGCGTTCTTTATTGGCTGTTATATCGTTTATTATGTAAAGGTAAAGAAAGTTACAAATTTAAATATTAATCAACAAGAAGTACAGTTAAAATTAGAGCAAAAAATGTATCTATAAGCTAGATGGAGATACTGAATGCCTCAAGATAACACAGTCACCCGACAAGTAAAAAAGACATCATAAGCTCGTTTTCCTGCTTATGATGTCTTTTCTTTTATTGTATTGTATCTAAAACTTTTTTTGAAACATAAAATTCCGTACCGTTATAAACATTGATTGTATCAAATGTATATGTTTTAGACGTATTCATTGATGCGTCCTTATATACCATAGTATTTTTGTTTACTGGAATAATAATGGAAACATCCGCTTTTTGGGCTATAAAAGTAGGATTTTCTTTATCTGCTACATCTACTTTTGTTGTGAAGCCTTTTTCTGTAAATGCTTTTGTTGCAGGTATATATAATTCGTCCGTTAACTTATCTAATTCAAAGCCCATAAACTTTGCCATTGCATGTGCTAAATCAGTATTTTCAACAAGACCAGTTATTTTAGACGGACCGAATGAATATAAGAATACATCCTCGCCAGTATGGCCACCAGTTGTATAGCCAATATTGGCACGATTTGCAAGCATTTTAACCATTTCACTGCCAAGGTCTTTAGCAGATTTTAATGTAGTAAGCTCTTCCTCTGTTAAATTATCTAGACCATAAAGTGCAGCAACTTCTACTAAGTTTGATTGATCTTCTTTTAATTGCCCTAGCGCACCTTCAATCGTCATTGTAGCCTTCTTTAAAGGATCGATGTAAGCTGATACAGGAATGCTTGAATAAGTATTTGTTGTGTTAATATTTCCCATTGTAATACCACTATTGCCGTGGTCTGTTACGGCAACCACCAATGTATTTCCGTCTTCTTTCGCAAAATCAATGGCTTCCTTCACCGCATCATCAAACGATAAAATATCACTAATAATCCCAATAGTATCGTTAGCGTGTGCTGCCCAGTCTACCTTACTTCCTTCAACAAATAAGAAGAAGCCATCCTCATCCTTTTTCAGCGTATTAATCGCTTTTTCTGTCATTTCGGCAAGCGTTGGCTCGGATGCTCTTGTTTTGGCACGATCAAAATCGTAAGCGAGGGCACTTGGCGCAAAGCTACCCCAAATTTTTGATGCTTGACTGTTTAGTAGTTCATCCCGTGTTTTGACAAGAGCATAATTTTTTTCCTTAAGGACGTTCAATAAATCCTCGCCATCTTTACGCGCATTTTTTGTTGTTCCCGGTGATAAAGATTCTAAGCCACCTCCTAACACAACATCGATATTTTGATAGACTTGCTGTTCAGCGATATCACCATATTGGCTTCTATTATTAACGTGAGCTGAAAAGCCTGCTGGTGTAGCATGCTGAATTTCAGAGGTAGAAATTAATCCTGTGGCCTTGCCCTGCTGTTTAGCGCCTTCCAAAACATTTGCTACTGGTCTAAATGCGTCCTCTTTAGCAACTTGCTCTAATCCAGGTGAATTAACAACAGATGGCAATACACCAATAAATTTATCATTCGACTTATGTCCAGTTGCTAAAGCTGTAGCTGCAGGAGCGGAATCTGTAATGGCAGACTCAGCAGAGTACGTACGCATGGCACCTGTTAAAATTTCATCCATTGCCAGGCTTTCTCCCTTATACCAACGCGAAAGTGTAATGGCATTATTACTGCTACCATCCATCACAAGCATAATAACATTTGTTGGTTTTTTTACTTCCTCTGCTTGTACCTGTGGGGTAGCGATACTAACTGTTGATAAAGTAAGAGCACTTGCTAAAAACAATGAAGTCCATTTTTTTGAATATTTCATGATTTTCCTCCTTTAGATAAGTTCAATGGTAAGTTTAAAGGAAGGTTGTAAAGTCTTAATTAAATAGATGTAAATAAATTATGGTAATATTGTTAACGGATAACCTTGAAAGGATGGATTTTAAATTCAAGAAAATAGCTGATTACCAGTTATAAAATAACAGTCATCTATTTTAATTAGAGAAGATCAGATGCCTTGAACTAAAAAATCTAAATACTATGGTTTTATATCAAGTCAATCAAATTAATATGAAGAATACAGATTATCCGACACTCGTTTTTGAATTTTTTATAAAGTAAGAAGCTTATAAGAAGATTCTTACTTTATAAAAAGGATGAATTTAAAACATTTGTAGGTATTTTTTTCTTTAATTTTGTTAAAAAAAACAGATTCTATATTAACATAAAATAACATGAAGAGGCCTATCCAAAATTAGACTTTACTAACCTTACATTTTTCTTACATTACACACATCCTAGGGAGATTAAGTTACTAAATAGAATACACTATAGTTAGAAGAAGGGAAGGGGGATTTACTATGTCCAAAACAATATTAATAGTGGATGATGATCTCGATATTGTGAACTTGCTGAAATTATACTTGCATGTAGAAGGATATCGTACAGTGGAAGCATTTGATGGAAAATCGGCTTTTAATCAATTAAAAAACCACATTATTGACCTTGTTATTTTAGATATTATGATACCAATTATTGATGGCTATCAGTTGTTACAAATGATACGTCAAGAATACAAAATTCCAGTTATTTTACTGTCTGCTAAAAACCAGGACTATGATAAAATTACCGGACTAAAGTTAGGTGCGGATGATTATATCTCTAAACCATTTAGCCCTTTGGAGGTAATTGCTAGAATTCAAGCCCATTTGCGGAGATCGTATGAATTTAATAATGTAGTATCCTCTCAGTTGAACGCTCAAATAAGGGTAGGGGATTTATTTTTGTCCCAGCAGGAATGTGTGCTTTATATCAAAGAGAAAGCAATCTCTCTCAGTGCACGCGAATATCAATTATTAAAGCTCTTGATGAGTGAGCCTGGACGAGTTTTTACAAAAAAACAAATTTTCGAACGTGCCTGGAATGAGCATTATATTGCTGATGACAATGCAATAATGGTTCAAATTAGTAGACTTCGAGAAAAAATTGAGAAATGTCCACGGAATCCTATATTTATTAAAACGATTCGTGGGCTTGGATATCGATTTGCCAAGAAAGATGAGTTGATTCCATGAAATCACAGAATCGGCTACAGCGCGTATTGATTACTACATATATATACTTTTTCATAATTGTTGCACTAATTGCAGCCTTTTCATTGTTTGTATTAAACGAACAAATTGTAAATTATTTTTTGGAGGCAGGTCAATCTTCCAAGAGTACTATTGAAGGACAAGAAAAAAATGAACAAATCTTTTATAAAATACTCATGCAAACGCTACTTCTTTTTCTCTCTTTATTAATAATAGCAGTTTATATTTTTGGGAAGTGGACAGCGTCTAGACTTACCACTCCACTTCATTTAATCGCTGACGGCATACAAGATATAGCGCGGGGACAATACAATAAACGACTTAACTTTAACGCAAGTTACGAGCTTGCTCAAATTCAAAATGATTTTAACAAAATGGCTGAGCAACTGGAGAAAGTA
This genomic stretch from Lysinibacillus pakistanensis harbors:
- a CDS encoding response regulator transcription factor — encoded protein: MSKTILIVDDDLDIVNLLKLYLHVEGYRTVEAFDGKSAFNQLKNHIIDLVILDIMIPIIDGYQLLQMIRQEYKIPVILLSAKNQDYDKITGLKLGADDYISKPFSPLEVIARIQAHLRRSYEFNNVVSSQLNAQIRVGDLFLSQQECVLYIKEKAISLSAREYQLLKLLMSEPGRVFTKKQIFERAWNEHYIADDNAIMVQISRLREKIEKCPRNPIFIKTIRGLGYRFAKKDELIP
- a CDS encoding alkaline phosphatase → MKYSKKWTSLFLASALTLSTVSIATPQVQAEEVKKPTNVIMLVMDGSSNNAITLSRWYKGESLAMDEILTGAMRTYSAESAITDSAPAATALATGHKSNDKFIGVLPSVVNSPGLEQVAKEDAFRPVANVLEGAKQQGKATGLISTSEIQHATPAGFSAHVNNRSQYGDIAEQQVYQNIDVVLGGGLESLSPGTTKNARKDGEDLLNVLKEKNYALVKTRDELLNSQASKIWGSFAPSALAYDFDRAKTRASEPTLAEMTEKAINTLKKDEDGFFLFVEGSKVDWAAHANDTIGIISDILSFDDAVKEAIDFAKEDGNTLVVAVTDHGNSGITMGNINTTNTYSSIPVSAYIDPLKKATMTIEGALGQLKEDQSNLVEVAALYGLDNLTEEELTTLKSAKDLGSEMVKMLANRANIGYTTGGHTGEDVFLYSFGPSKITGLVENTDLAHAMAKFMGFELDKLTDELYIPATKAFTEKGFTTKVDVADKENPTFIAQKADVSIIIPVNKNTMVYKDASMNTSKTYTFDTINVYNGTEFYVSKKVLDTIQ
- a CDS encoding amino acid permease, with product MAAEQYELKRSMKARHLFMISLGGCIGTGFFLGSGYTIHQAGPTGAILSYLVGGLVMYLTMLCLGELSVAMPVSGSFQTYTTKFIGPATGFAVGWLYWLGWAVTVALEFLGAGQLMQRWFPESPVWMWCLLFAALLFVLNGLSAKAFGEAEFVFSSIKILAIIMFLAVGGAAMFGLIDIKDGTEAPFLSHFYEGGLFPNGVSALLITMITVNFSFQGTELIGIAAGESENPEKTIPKSIKQTVWRTLFFFVLSVVVLAGMIPMEKAGVVESPFVVVLDSIGIPYAADIMNFVILTALLSVANSGLYAATRMLFSLSVEKMASPVLGKVNKRGIPMNALLITLAVAGLSLLSSVFAAKTVFVWLLSLAGLGAQIGWIAITASQIAFRRSYIRQGGKVEDLKFKAPLYPLVPILGLVANCIVMGSLAFDPSQRLALYCGGAFFIGCYIVYYVKVKKVTNLNINQQEVQLKLEQKMYL